TAAGTCAAATCCTTCAGGGAGGTGTTCCCGTGCTAACGGAGGGCTAACGGTGGTCTGAACACTTGAATCGGTGGATCGGATTATTTCACAGAGACGCACACCTGAATGTCCCGCGTGATGCAGCGAGCAGACAAGTTATTCCACTTCACAGTCTACATCGACTTCAGCCAATAAGAAATAAGCTGGTGTTCGTCTGTCTGTTTCATGTGAGTACCATCAGGCTGGCAGgtgtataaaataaataaatacaaatacatttatataatgtCCAAAAGTCAAACctagtaaataaaaataaaataaaaactgtccaAAAGTTAAACctagtaaataaaaataaaataaaataaaataaaataaaaatgtccaaaaGTCAAACCTagtaaataaaaaattaaacaaaataaaataaaatctgttcaAAACGTCTACCcgagtaaataaaaaaaataacatctaaaaataaaataaaaggttttgctacagtcagacacacaatcaGTAATACACACTAATGTCTGAAATAATTTTGAACAACTAATTAATTCAGTCAtcctttgtttttgtacagacaatattttaaaaataatgacCAGCTAAAACTGGAgaaactttttattttagtaatttgtgcagctctgaggagaagagaacaaaacacagcacatgaaaAAGATCTCCTCCATCTGTCTAGCCACAAAACTATCTCTGAGTGTTTGAAGAGGAATGAGTGGGTTCAGGAAGAATTGGGGGGGGTGTTTGTTTGAGGATTATGAGGGGGTTTTTACATTCAGGTCTGATGGCCCGGTGGGGGGATAGGTTCAGCTCCCTCTGAAGGATCAGCATTCCTGtagagagagagtgatggaCAGGTGTGAAGagttgtgtgcgtgtgtgtctgtgtggtggtgtgAGGTGCCGTACACCCACATTGAAATGTCAAGGACCCCATCTAGTGGTCGTGACGGGAAAATTCAGTTCAACAAAAAACAGGGGCTGAGATTAAACAACCTGGGAttacaattatttttatttgtatgatGTGtcataaactaaataaataattaaatacataAGAGAGCAGTGTGTGCATCTCACGCCCAGTGCTATGATGCCTACTAAATAAGGtctgacttcaaaataaaaaaaataaatacattttcttcaAAGTTGTTGGCATGTTGTGTAAATCAAGTGATAACCCCCtcccaaaaaaagaaacaaaaagaaacaaaaagtaCACAAGTATTTATTAGTAGTTGTTATatacatgtttgtgtatgtgtatatatatatatatgtgtgtgtgtgtgtgtgtgtgtgtgtgtgtgtgtctgtgtcagtgtgtgtatatgtatatatttgtgtgtgtgtatgtgtgtctgtgtgtgtatatatatatgtgtgtgtgtctgtgtgtatattcaattcaattcagttttatttatatagcgcatattacaatcagacattgtctcaaagcgcttcacaggaacccccctaagagcactgtggcaaggaaaaactccctttaagtggaagaaaccttgagcaggacccgtcagcttaagggggaaccagtcctgctgctagtcaaagaggatgaaggagagagagagagagagagagagagaggaaagagagagagagagaggatgaaggagagagagagagaggagagagaggatgaaggagagagagaaagagaggagcaaacatgatacaaacatgatacagtacagagcaaacatgacagcaagatgaaacagtgattatattgtaatagatatctatatatatcgttagtccataagtaggaatagtaatatggtagcaaagatgagcagcaagggctagtgaagtcgatgagcacaggagagatcaggggccagactccaggtcagtatgcaggtcttgcgacctgcaaagacagagagcgagagcgaggcacagaactacaaggaagacagtgaacacagattatgagacgatattaccagtatgagccagactaaggagagtagaggagaggtcagagggtgagggggaaactgctcagaggatcgtgtttgtgccccccgacaacgtagggcaagagagacttcatgggccggactgcaggtcagcatgcaggtcttaagaccagtgtgagccagactaaggagacaaaaggagaggtcagagggtgagagggaaactgctcagtggatcatgtttgtgccccccgacaacgtaggcctagagcagcatagctgtgctacaactaggtctaaggctaactgtaagccttactaaacagaaaagttttaagtctagtcttaaaggtggaggcagtgtctgcctctcggacccagattggtaactggttccataatagcggtgcctgatagctgaaagctcgtcctcccattctacttttatgaatcctaggaactacaagtaaacctgcactcagagatctgagtgtcctattaggaacatatggtacaatcaggtcctgcagatacaatggagcaagtccatgaagagccttgtaggttagaagaaggatcttgaagtgtattcttgagtccactgggagccagtgaagagacgctaggacaggagagatatgatccctttggctgcttcctgtcagaactctagctgctgcgttctggatcagctgcagactgttgatggagtaatgtgaacatccagacaataaagagttgcagtagtccagtcttgaagtgacaaaagcatggatgagcttttcagcatcactctgagagaggatgctcctgatcttagtaatattacgcaggtgaaagaaagcggtcttggagacctgcttaatatgagagacaaacgacatgtcttgatcaaagatgactccaaggttcctcacagtcgtagtggaggccagagtaattccatccagagacaaagtattatctgataaactagttctgagatgtttaggtccaaaaacaatgacctcagtcttgtccgagtttaatagtaaaaagttggaggacatccagtcctttatgtcctttagacacgcctgtagtctgactagcggctccgtttcttcaggcttcattgataaatacagctgggtatcatcagcataacaatgaaagtttatgccgtgcttctggatgatgtttcctagagggagcaggatcggtccgagcacagaaccctgcggaacaccgtggttaacccttgtacctgtggaagaaacatcgttagcatgaacaaagtgaaatctgtcagataaataggatttaaaccagcgcagtgctgttcatgtaatcctgatctcgtgttttaatctgtgtagcaggatgcgatgatctacggtgtcgaaggcagcactgagatccagtagaacgagtataGAGACGAgtccccggtccgatgccatgaggaggtcattggtgactttaagcagtgctgtttctgtgctgtgatgggctctgaatccagactggaaagcatcgagcagactgttcctatgcaggtggtcatttagctgacttacaacagctctttcgagtattttggagataaaggtgaggttggagatcggtctgtagtttcctaagacgtccgggtccagtgaaggtcacagcagttttaaaagcctgcggtacatatcctgtttccagagacaagttgatctgtcctaatatagactctccgatcagaggaatagcatccttgaggagccgtgaagggatcggatccagaagacaggtagtaggtttagacttgcagatgctggtggtcagctcagggaggccgatgggcatgaagcagtccagagttagatcaggatccgtttccagaagcggcggtgtatcctcagcggtcacagagagattgtggttgatttgtcctctaatagtggtgattttatcggtgaagaagctcatgaagtcttcactactaagagctgcaggaatgcgaggctccacagagctgtggctctttgtcagcctgtctacagcgttaaagagaaagcgcgggttggtcttgttttcttctattagtgatgaatagtaggctgtcctggctttgcgaagggccttcttatacgtcagcaggctgtctctccaggccctctgggagtcatctgatttagaggactgccacatcctctccatccttcgtgtaatctgtttcagtgatcggatatttgagttcTACCACGGAGctagtgtgtatatatatacatatatatatatatacatatatatatacatatatatatatatacatatatatatacatatatatatatatacatatatatatatatatatatatatatatatatatatatatatatatatatatatacactcaacaaaaatataaacgcaacacttttgtttttgctcccatgtttcatgagatggacttgaagatctaaacttcattccagatacacaatattaccattcctcttaaacattgttcacaaatctgtctaaatgtgtgatagtgagcacttctgctttgctgagataatccatcccacctcacaggtgtgccacatcaagatgctgatctgacatcatgattagtgcacaggtgtacctcaaactgcccacaataaaaggccaccctgaaatgtgcagttttgtctcacagcaaaatgccacagatgccacaagcattgagggagcgtgcaattggcatgctgacagcaggaatgtcaaccagatctgttgctcgtgcattgaatgttcatttctccaccataagccgtctccaaaggcgtttcagagaatatggcagtacatccaaccggcctcacaaccgcagaccacgagtaaccacaccagcccaggacctccacatccagcaggttcacctccgagatcgtctgagaccagccactcggacagctgctgaaacaattggtttgcataaccaaacaatttctgcacaaactgtcagaaaccgtctcagggaagctcaactgcatgctcgtcgtcctcatcggggtcttaacctgactccagatcgtcgccgtaacagacttgagtgggcaaatgctcacattcgatggcgtctagcatgttggagaggtgttctcttcacggatgaatctcggtttacattgttcagggcagatggcagacagcgtgtgtggcgtcgtgtgggtgagcgctttgctgatgtcaatgttgtggatcgagtggcccatggtggtggtggggtcatggtatgggcaggcatctgttatggacgaagaacacaggtgcattttattgatggcattttgaatgcacagagataccgtgatgagatcctgaggcccattgttgtgccatacatccatgaacatcacctcatgtttcagcaagataatgcacggccccatgttgcaaggatctgtacacaattcttggaagctgaaaatgtcccagttcttgcatggccagcatactcactggacatgtcacccattgaacatgtttgggatgtgcttgaccggcgtatacgacagcgtgcaccagttcccactaatatccagcaacttcgcacagccattgaagaggagtggaccaacattccacaggccacaatagacaatctgataaactctatgcgaagaagatgtgttgcactgcatgaggcaaatggtggtcacaccagatactgactggttctgagtccccagaccgccaataaagcagaaacaaaatgcacatttcagggtggccttttattgtgagcagtttaaggtacacctgtgcactaatcatgatgtcagatcagcatcttgatgtggcacacctgtgaggtgggatggattatctcagcaaagcagaagtgctcactatcacacatttagacagatttgtgaacaatgtttgagaggaatggtaatattgtgtatctggaatgaagtttagatcttcaagtccatctcatgaaacatgggagcaaaaacaaaagtgttgcgtttatatttttgttgagtgtatatgtgtgtgtgtgtctatgtgtgtagcCTTTTTTATTCTCACTGTCCATCTCATTTTCTGGCAcatttatattttgtatttttttgtaatgcTAAAACTATGACTATGAATTATGATTTGcataacaaaaacataaactaCATATTTTGTGTTGCGCGGAtctataaatacaatatatcaaAATAATATTATGATTTTTCTTATTGTTTCTGTTCATCCTGTGCTTTTATTTCGATGAGgccaaaacaggaagtgctcaTAAAAAAAGACAGTAAACCACAGCTGTGGGTggcccctcctcttcctccaccccccccctccccctatAAAAGTGTTTGTGTCGCACATTCATGAGGCTTCCCTCACAGAGCTCTCATTATAGGTGCACTGTGAGAATctacacgcagacacacacccaacttcttcttcttctactacttcctcttcttcttatTCTACTTCAGGAAGGACAATCAAAACACAACAATGGTGAGTATTATTGTTACTTTTTTAATATTAAtcacacaaaacatacaaagaaaGTTGTGTAGCTTTTGTGTGTCACTTAACCCTTTCCATATGGAgggtttagtgtgtgtgtgtgtcgtgtgctGATGTGGCCTCCAACAACTTGTGTAAGCCTTTTTTTTGGAGTTCAGGGCGTTGACCTTTCCCCCCCTTCTTAGACTCCCTGTGTGCAAACGTGTGTCCTAATTTTTTTTCAGACTTTCAGACTTTACCCAGAAGTCTTTTTAGGCGgtcaggaagagagagagagagagagagagagatacaggaAGCAGATGATCGTCATCAAGTtgtgattttacacacacacacacacacacacaagcgtcctctgtgtcagagtgtgtgttgttgcaacACAAGCAGCTAAACCGAACAGGCCTGTCTCCCGCCCACCCACCCTGTGCATTCCTCACATCCCTCACATCCAGCCAACTAAGCAGCTATCTGATTGGAGGagctttgtttttgcatgtgcacgctgagagtttttttttatttttaggagCAGTCTAAAcaggttggggggggggggggggtcgagTGAAAGACACTTTACTCAGAAATAGCTGTCCTGCCGCCCCACAATTCAAAACAAgcctaaataataaaataaaataaaacatttattagaataaaaaaaaaactgttcataAGTTAATCctggttaaaaataaataaaatgaaacaataattaaattaaaataataactgcCTAAAGGTTAAAcctagtaaaaataaaaaaatatttaaaataaaatataaaccgtccaaaaataaaacctagtaaattaaaaaaacaaaaaattaattaaaataaaattaaataaaaaatgttcaaatgttaaACCTAgtaattaaaatcataaaataaaaaattaattaaaataaaataaaataaaaactgttcaACAGTCAACCATTCTTTTCATACGTTTGCATTGCTGTCTTTGCTCGAAAAAAGGCCAAACAGGACGGACCATGTTCGACTCCCTCAGGGCCCAAATGATGAGACCAAACTTGTTCCTGTCTTTTGCTTACATGCACAACACAGGCaacccttcctccctctctcacccacATCTTTTACAAGGATCTAGAAGTACTTGAGTAGGGTGTGTCAGTGGCGGCGGCACTTTGGCCTCTGCGGAGACACACTGAAAAGACCGTGCTAATCTAATCGCTGCCGGTTTATAATAaaatatctttgtgtgtgtgtgtgtccctccctccccccctctgtAGCGCGAATGCATCTCCATCCACGTCGGCCAGGCCGGTGTCCAGATGGGGAACACCTGCTGGGAGCTGTACTGCCTTGAGCACCACATCCAGCCCGACGGCCACATGCCCAGCGCCAAACCCTCCGGAGGCTACGACGACTCCTTCACCACCTTCTTCAGCGAGACCGGCACGGGGAAGTACGTCCCCAGAGCCATCTTTGTTGACCTGGAGCCCACTGTAATCGGTAAGGACCGCTATAGACCCCCTAACCCTAAGCCCAAGACCCCCTTACCAAAATTTATGCTTCTCTTCTCAATCCTTTCTTCAAGATGAGGTCCGAACGGGAACCTACCGGCAGCTGTTCCATCCCGAGCAGCTGATCTCGGGGAAGGAGGACGCAGCCAACAACTACGCCCGTGGTCACTACACCGTCGGAAAGGAGCACATCGATGCCGTTCTTGACAGGATCCGGAAGCTGGTACGTATAAGACCTCCTGGCTTTCACGAGCTGAACTCAAGGATCTAAAGTCTTTtcggggggggtggggggttgtgtGTCGGGTTCAGTGTAGAACCCCTATTAACCTATCGCCTTCCGTGTTCAGTCTGACCAGTGCACAGGACTCCAAGGTTTCCTGGTCTTCCATTCCTTCGGTGGAGGAACTGGTTCCGGATTCACCTCTCTTCTCATGGAGAGGCTTTCGGTAGACTTTGGTAAGAAGTCCAAGCTGGAGTTCGCCATCTACCCGGCTCCTCAGGTGTCCACGGCCGTGGTGGAGCCCTACAACTCCATCCTAACCACCCACACCACGCTGGAGCACTCCGACTGCGCCTTTATGGTGGACAACGAGGCCATCTACGATATCTGCCGCAGGAACCTGGACATCGAACGTCCGTCTTACACCAATCTCAATCGCCTCATCAGCCAGATCgtctcctccatcactgcctcaCTGCGTTTCGACGGAGC
This region of Parambassis ranga chromosome 2, fParRan2.1, whole genome shotgun sequence genomic DNA includes:
- the LOC114431753 gene encoding tubulin alpha chain-like yields the protein MRECISIHVGQAGVQMGNTCWELYCLEHHIQPDGHMPSAKPSGGYDDSFTTFFSETGTGKYVPRAIFVDLEPTVIDEVRTGTYRQLFHPEQLISGKEDAANNYARGHYTVGKEHIDAVLDRIRKLSDQCTGLQGFLVFHSFGGGTGSGFTSLLMERLSVDFGKKSKLEFAIYPAPQVSTAVVEPYNSILTTHTTLEHSDCAFMVDNEAIYDICRRNLDIERPSYTNLNRLISQIVSSITASLRFDGALNVDLTEFQTNLVPYPRIHFPLATYAPVISSEKAYHEQLTVAEITNSCFEPANQMVKCDPRHGKYMACCLLYRGDVVPKDVNVAISNIKTKRTIQFVDWCPTGFKVGINYQPPTVVPGGDLAKVQRAVCMLSNTTAIAEAWARLDHKFDLMYAKRAFVHWYVGEGMEEGEFSEAREDMAALEKDYEEVGVDSYEEDEEGEEY